Proteins from a single region of Pseudomonadota bacterium:
- a CDS encoding efflux transporter outer membrane subunit gives MNRLAWPLALSLLCLSGCASLPVREPASTVPETAADRRWQTPSAVKPSTQGPSAVDWWQLFGDDTLGELIAKGLAANQDVAIASARLRQAGAAVRSTRSGRRPQLDFAVNARRAEVSSQGAGAASQLNGAGLIDDVNEFYDLGANLSWEVDLFGRLGAQISAAESNLAASAADRRGVELTVTAAIASTYLQLRALQTQLEVERANVRISEEQYSLTRDLAASGLSAELDALRAQGQLESSRARLPALEAEVAGQRFALSALIGKTPGALEESLAATAEGQPTPPALLQVGVRSDLLRRRPDVTAAGWRLQAATSSLEASAKIRFPQLILTGAGGTDAGSFLDMLEASSVTWLLGAAVNLPLYRGGAIRAEVDNATSEAQIARLTWDRTALIALQEAETALAAFAGARAERDRLKLATQATAEAAQIATRLYETGLGAYLAVLDAQREDRNAALALVAAKNRMNQRAVDLYRALGGGWETPQTPAPVDVVASAQ, from the coding sequence ATGAATCGCCTTGCCTGGCCCCTAGCTCTCAGCCTGCTGTGCCTGAGCGGTTGCGCATCTCTGCCGGTGAGGGAACCCGCTAGCACTGTGCCTGAGACTGCGGCAGACAGGCGATGGCAGACGCCCTCAGCCGTCAAGCCCTCAACCCAAGGCCCCAGCGCCGTCGACTGGTGGCAGCTGTTCGGTGACGACACGCTGGGCGAGCTCATCGCCAAGGGGCTGGCGGCGAACCAAGACGTGGCCATCGCCTCGGCGCGCCTGCGTCAAGCCGGCGCCGCTGTGCGTAGTACGCGCTCAGGCCGCCGACCACAGCTGGACTTCGCAGTGAACGCGCGACGGGCGGAGGTGAGCTCCCAGGGCGCAGGCGCGGCGTCCCAGCTGAACGGGGCGGGGCTCATCGACGACGTTAACGAATTCTACGACCTGGGAGCCAACCTCAGTTGGGAGGTCGACCTGTTCGGTCGCCTCGGCGCCCAGATCTCCGCCGCCGAGAGCAATCTCGCGGCGAGCGCCGCGGATCGGCGCGGCGTGGAGCTTACGGTCACCGCCGCGATCGCCTCCACCTACCTCCAGCTGCGGGCCCTCCAAACCCAGCTCGAGGTGGAGCGCGCGAACGTACGCATCAGTGAAGAGCAGTACTCGCTCACGCGAGATCTCGCTGCTAGTGGACTAAGCGCAGAATTGGATGCCCTGCGTGCTCAAGGGCAGCTGGAGTCTTCCCGGGCTCGCCTGCCCGCCCTCGAGGCCGAGGTCGCAGGTCAGCGCTTCGCTCTATCGGCTCTGATAGGTAAGACACCAGGCGCACTCGAGGAGTCGCTCGCCGCGACAGCAGAGGGCCAACCCACACCACCGGCTCTGCTGCAGGTCGGCGTGCGCTCCGATCTGCTGCGACGTCGACCAGACGTGACGGCGGCCGGCTGGCGTCTGCAGGCGGCGACTTCCTCCCTGGAGGCGAGTGCCAAGATCCGCTTTCCGCAGCTCATACTCACCGGCGCTGGCGGCACGGACGCCGGGTCCTTCCTCGATATGCTCGAGGCGAGTAGCGTGACTTGGCTGCTCGGTGCCGCGGTTAACCTGCCCCTGTATCGAGGCGGAGCAATCCGCGCCGAAGTGGACAACGCCACTTCGGAGGCGCAGATCGCTCGTCTCACCTGGGATCGCACGGCCTTGATCGCCCTGCAGGAGGCGGAGACCGCGCTCGCGGCCTTCGCCGGTGCGCGGGCGGAGCGCGACCGCCTAAAGCTCGCCACACAGGCCACCGCTGAGGCAGCTCAGATCGCCACCCGCCTCTACGAAACCGGTCTCGGCGCCTACCTCGCCGTGCTCGACGCGCAGCGCGAAGATCGCAACGCCGCATTGGCGCTGGTGGCAGCGAAGAACCGCATGAATCAACGGGCCGTCGACCTGTATCGAGCGCTAGGCGGCGGATGGGAAACTCCGCAGACGCCAGCCCCGGTGGATGTCGTCGCTAGTGCCCAATGA
- a CDS encoding DUF4261 domain-containing protein encodes MAPLALLLLFAATAYMLLWRTRPPPPEAPTLDSLPLRSLSEALGQAHGSEVDAAKLYAVVLVDAYPTLDLEAIVAKVRGKWGTHATPTAVATEDPPLRRSVGVPSAQIAFELITPIDQHPVLGEAAARPAGNAHAAAVLVTLEADKRAVLQAVALSQFVFALLDTCPQARAVLWAPSRTLWSATQAKRVLATDYEQRFPVGLWVSARASTLDDGRVQGYTLGLTALGSTEFEALDAREGPQALADRLRSLAEYALLSCRTIFNGDTTGVDGCERIRLQKVPSQTVHRGWVFQLRYLKASPQQPWEND; translated from the coding sequence ATGGCTCCCCTCGCGCTCCTGCTGCTGTTCGCCGCCACCGCCTACATGTTGCTTTGGCGAACGCGACCGCCGCCACCCGAGGCACCCACTCTCGACAGCCTGCCGCTGCGCAGCCTGAGCGAAGCGCTCGGGCAAGCGCACGGCAGCGAGGTAGATGCAGCTAAGCTGTACGCCGTCGTGCTGGTGGATGCTTACCCAACGCTCGACTTAGAGGCCATCGTGGCGAAGGTACGCGGCAAGTGGGGGACGCACGCCACGCCCACAGCTGTCGCCACCGAAGATCCTCCCCTGCGGCGGAGCGTCGGCGTGCCCAGCGCGCAAATCGCCTTCGAGCTGATCACCCCCATTGACCAGCACCCCGTGCTCGGCGAAGCGGCGGCTCGGCCCGCCGGCAACGCCCATGCGGCCGCGGTGCTAGTGACCCTGGAGGCGGACAAGCGCGCCGTGCTGCAGGCGGTTGCCCTGTCTCAATTCGTGTTTGCCTTGCTCGACACTTGCCCGCAAGCGAGGGCAGTGCTGTGGGCTCCCTCACGCACCCTCTGGTCTGCCACGCAGGCCAAACGTGTGCTCGCCACCGACTACGAACAGCGCTTTCCGGTCGGCCTGTGGGTGTCTGCGCGGGCCAGCACCCTCGACGACGGCCGCGTTCAGGGCTACACCCTAGGGCTCACCGCCCTAGGCAGCACCGAGTTCGAAGCGCTGGATGCTCGCGAGGGCCCGCAGGCGTTAGCCGACCGCCTACGGTCGCTCGCCGAGTACGCGCTGTTGAGCTGTCGCACGATCTTCAACGGCGACACGACTGGGGTAGATGGTTGCGAGCGCATCCGCCTGCAAAAGGTCCCGTCACAGACGGTGCACCGCGGCTGGGTGTTCCAGCTGCGCTACTTGAAGGCGTCGCCTCAACAACCCTGGGAGAACGACTGA
- a CDS encoding GFA family protein: MRAQGHCLCGAVSFTGKGESEGVHCCHCRDCARWNGGPLLSVAFTEGYDVEGPVRWFASSVWAERGSCERCGSALFWRLRDGSYFSAAVGAFDDTSAFARIDSHIFIDCKPEHYEFADDAPRLTAAEVIAKFTAGD, from the coding sequence ATGCGGGCGCAGGGGCACTGCTTATGCGGCGCCGTGTCCTTCACGGGCAAGGGCGAATCGGAAGGGGTCCATTGCTGCCACTGTCGCGACTGTGCGCGATGGAACGGCGGGCCCCTGCTATCGGTCGCGTTCACCGAGGGCTACGACGTCGAAGGGCCCGTACGCTGGTTCGCAAGCTCCGTATGGGCCGAGCGGGGGTCCTGTGAGCGTTGCGGCAGCGCCCTGTTTTGGCGGCTGCGTGACGGGAGCTACTTCAGCGCCGCCGTAGGCGCCTTTGACGACACGTCGGCCTTCGCGCGCATCGACTCGCACATCTTCATCGACTGCAAGCCAGAGCACTACGAGTTCGCCGACGACGCGCCCCGTTTGACCGCCGCCGAGGTGATCGCCAAATTCACCGCTGGCGACTAG
- a CDS encoding serine/threonine-protein kinase, giving the protein MNRYHCSNNNNTTGKWMDAQVDHQRSVLGLVEEALVQPAGARGAWLAARCEGAQLAQAQRLLAVAEGCDTAKALPNVLAPVPLDSQHGQVFGAYRLIDIIGQGGMGVVYRAQRADGAYDDQVAVKLIALANPTADQVGRFQRERQLLSDLRHPNVATLFDGGTSEHGIPYVVMQYVDGVAIDRYCQEQALSLSDVLGLFETVCRAVQAAHQRFVIHRDLKPENVLVEASGFPRLIDFGIATTLDRESHAADRTQVLSLTPAYASPEQIRNEPLTAATDVYSLGIMLYELLAGVRPYDVSSMSVLEAERLLTTHEAERPSSAGAGGRFSLSGLRWKELDAIVLRAIEADPQRRYQTAGALADDLGRFLRREAVSAKLDTGLYRVRRFLSRHLGISVASAVAVLALMGGLVVSLAQADRANRELARAEAVRQYLEDILLAPQPYVSDSLQQGEDATIAELLEAAETRLDSDLEHLPSVRMDLYQTIANAQMWMNLPESALRSARKALALAREKPNDRESLMVALQLVAEVHDDAGDADQAIALYDEAKNMVDALGERAWEDRVHLYNNFAVALAAAGRYDRALAMQREIMPILDDAGRGTQWGIQLPANLGRYLFETGALQDALVAYERALENAAGTSDFEFSARLLDWRVGEYYEFAQQAPKARQYYERALRLADTPYVDAEEDVAKITLLLARLEATDGSSVAARETLDAIGEAFADYLDQPEAWVYHHAAAALALTEQRWGDALAATARARRLALAGRAISNARLLLMDYEHAKALAGAERDAGHAFDGTASAAVEAMREAYDGLRRWGGAEHPLVQRAREELRALSLEDPIVYRERPASGAPR; this is encoded by the coding sequence GTGAATCGCTACCATTGCTCGAACAACAACAATACGACGGGCAAGTGGATGGATGCGCAGGTAGATCACCAACGCAGTGTGCTGGGTCTTGTCGAAGAGGCCTTGGTCCAGCCCGCCGGCGCCCGCGGGGCGTGGCTGGCCGCGCGCTGCGAAGGAGCACAGCTCGCCCAGGCGCAACGTTTGCTTGCGGTTGCTGAGGGCTGTGATACGGCCAAGGCCCTGCCAAACGTGCTCGCCCCCGTACCGCTCGATAGCCAACACGGACAAGTGTTCGGCGCCTACCGACTGATAGACATAATCGGCCAGGGTGGCATGGGCGTGGTGTACCGGGCCCAGCGGGCGGACGGTGCCTACGACGACCAGGTGGCCGTCAAGCTCATCGCCCTCGCTAACCCCACTGCCGATCAGGTCGGCCGCTTCCAGCGCGAACGCCAGCTGCTCAGTGACTTGCGACACCCGAACGTGGCGACGCTCTTCGACGGCGGCACCAGCGAGCACGGCATCCCCTACGTGGTGATGCAGTACGTTGACGGCGTCGCGATCGATCGCTATTGCCAGGAGCAGGCGCTCAGCCTAAGCGATGTATTGGGTCTGTTCGAAACCGTGTGTCGCGCCGTGCAGGCTGCGCACCAGCGCTTCGTCATCCACCGCGATCTCAAGCCGGAGAACGTGTTGGTGGAGGCGAGTGGCTTTCCCCGTCTGATCGACTTCGGCATCGCCACTACGCTCGATCGCGAGTCCCACGCGGCCGATCGCACCCAGGTGCTGAGCCTGACGCCCGCTTACGCAAGCCCGGAGCAGATCCGCAATGAGCCGCTCACGGCGGCGACCGACGTCTACTCCCTCGGCATCATGCTCTACGAGCTGCTCGCCGGGGTGCGGCCCTACGACGTCTCGTCAATGAGCGTGTTGGAGGCGGAACGCTTGCTCACCACGCACGAGGCGGAGCGACCGAGCAGCGCCGGGGCTGGCGGGCGATTTTCCCTGAGCGGTCTGCGTTGGAAGGAGCTCGATGCGATCGTCCTGCGCGCGATTGAGGCCGATCCCCAGCGGCGCTATCAGACTGCCGGCGCGCTCGCCGATGATCTCGGCCGATTTCTGCGCCGCGAGGCGGTCAGTGCAAAGCTCGACACGGGCCTCTACCGCGTGCGTCGATTCCTCTCCCGGCATCTGGGAATCAGCGTGGCCAGCGCCGTCGCGGTGCTCGCCCTAATGGGAGGCTTGGTGGTGTCCCTGGCGCAAGCGGATAGGGCGAACCGGGAGCTGGCGCGCGCCGAGGCGGTACGCCAGTACCTCGAGGACATCTTGCTGGCGCCCCAGCCCTACGTGAGCGACTCCCTGCAGCAGGGTGAGGACGCCACCATCGCTGAGCTGCTCGAGGCGGCCGAGACGCGACTGGACAGTGACCTCGAACACTTGCCCAGTGTGCGCATGGATCTGTATCAGACCATCGCCAACGCCCAGATGTGGATGAACCTCCCCGAGTCCGCCTTGCGCAGTGCGCGCAAGGCGCTGGCCCTGGCTCGCGAGAAACCTAACGATAGAGAAAGCTTGATGGTCGCTCTGCAGCTCGTCGCAGAGGTGCACGATGATGCGGGCGACGCGGACCAGGCGATTGCCCTCTACGATGAAGCTAAGAACATGGTAGACGCCCTAGGGGAGCGGGCGTGGGAAGATCGCGTACACCTTTACAACAACTTTGCCGTCGCCCTGGCGGCGGCCGGCCGCTACGATCGGGCGCTTGCTATGCAGCGCGAGATCATGCCGATCCTCGACGACGCCGGCAGGGGCACCCAGTGGGGCATTCAGCTGCCAGCCAACCTTGGACGTTACCTGTTCGAGACCGGTGCTTTGCAGGACGCGCTGGTGGCCTATGAGCGGGCCCTGGAGAACGCGGCCGGCACCTCCGACTTCGAGTTCTCGGCCCGCTTGCTCGACTGGCGCGTGGGGGAGTACTACGAGTTTGCTCAACAGGCGCCTAAGGCACGCCAGTACTACGAGCGTGCGCTGCGCCTAGCCGACACGCCCTACGTGGATGCAGAAGAGGACGTCGCCAAGATCACCTTACTTCTGGCTCGCCTGGAGGCCACCGACGGGTCGTCGGTCGCGGCGCGGGAGACGCTCGATGCCATCGGCGAGGCCTTCGCGGACTACCTGGATCAGCCCGAGGCGTGGGTCTACCACCACGCGGCGGCGGCCCTGGCGCTGACCGAGCAGCGTTGGGGCGACGCACTGGCGGCCACGGCGCGTGCGCGGCGCCTAGCGCTCGCCGGTCGGGCCATCTCGAATGCTCGCCTCTTGCTGATGGACTACGAGCATGCCAAGGCGCTGGCGGGCGCGGAGCGCGATGCTGGACACGCGTTCGATGGGACAGCGTCCGCCGCGGTGGAGGCGATGCGCGAGGCCTACGACGGTCTGCGCCGCTGGGGTGGCGCTGAGCATCCTCTCGTGCAGCGAGCGCGAGAGGAGCTGCGCGCGCTCAGCCTTGAAGACCCGATCGTGTATCGTGAGCGGCCCGCTTCCGGGGCGCCGCGCTAG
- a CDS encoding queuosine precursor transporter — MELTTAGSPAAVAHGTAYRYYAPIMAAFVTVLLCSNLIGPAKVVGLELPFAVPVIGTLLVFGAGNIFFPISYVFGDILTEVYGYARARRVIWAGVAAMSFATVMSWVVLNLPPSPDEPFNATLQPSLEVVFGSTWRIVVASLLAFWAGDFVNSYVLARMKVATQGRWLWARTIGSTVVGQGVDSLIFYPVAFGGIWASETLLAVMAFNWAFKVGVEVVMTPVTYAVVGHLKRAEQVDVYDKSTNFTPFSLAD, encoded by the coding sequence ATCGAGTTGACCACCGCTGGCTCGCCTGCCGCTGTCGCCCACGGCACCGCCTATCGCTACTACGCGCCGATCATGGCGGCCTTCGTCACGGTGCTCCTGTGTTCGAATCTGATCGGCCCGGCCAAGGTGGTTGGCCTAGAGCTGCCCTTCGCTGTGCCGGTGATCGGTACCCTGCTCGTGTTTGGCGCCGGCAACATCTTCTTCCCCATCAGCTACGTGTTCGGCGACATCCTCACGGAGGTCTACGGCTACGCCCGCGCGCGCAGGGTGATCTGGGCCGGCGTGGCGGCGATGAGCTTTGCTACGGTCATGTCCTGGGTGGTGTTGAACCTGCCCCCCTCGCCCGACGAGCCATTCAACGCCACGCTCCAACCCTCTCTAGAGGTTGTGTTTGGGTCCACGTGGCGCATCGTGGTCGCTTCCTTGTTAGCCTTCTGGGCGGGCGATTTCGTCAACTCCTACGTGTTGGCCCGAATGAAGGTGGCCACCCAGGGGCGCTGGCTCTGGGCGCGTACAATCGGCTCCACGGTGGTAGGTCAGGGCGTCGACAGCCTGATCTTCTATCCCGTCGCCTTCGGCGGCATCTGGGCGAGCGAGACCTTGCTTGCGGTCATGGCCTTCAACTGGGCGTTCAAGGTGGGCGTCGAGGTGGTGATGACGCCGGTGACCTACGCGGTGGTGGGGCATTTGAAGCGCGCCGAGCAGGTGGACGTCTACGACAAGAGCACCAACTTTACGCCCTTCTCCCTGGCCGACTAG
- a CDS encoding FAD-dependent oxidoreductase yields the protein MSDRIVIVGAGHAGTQAAVFLRQNGHSGAIAVVSQESDAPYQRPPLSKKYLTGGLSDAQIALRPEQWFTDNDVLMYLGAEAVELDLDEGLVSLRDGEELKYDRLLLATGSRLRHLVVPGADLPNVHYLRTAEDSRKLGDALGEGERVAVIGGGYIGLEVAASARQMGLEVTVLERADRLLPRVASAELAGAIARLHQREGVNVRCGANVTALKGDDRCVRAVALEGGEEVPADVVVIGIGVTAETTLAEEAGLRVDNGIVVDEFCQTSNPRVYAAGDCTSHPNKFVRHRVRLESVPNATQQARTAAAAMTGTLAAYTEAPWFWSEQYSVRMQTAGLPDARYETVLRGDPASDAFALFHLDGGRLMGVEALNRVQEFMFGRKLIEAQVEVDERLADESESFKSIAESLLG from the coding sequence ATGAGCGACAGAATTGTAATCGTTGGCGCCGGCCACGCGGGTACGCAGGCCGCTGTGTTTCTGCGCCAAAACGGGCACAGCGGCGCCATCGCCGTGGTCAGTCAAGAGTCCGACGCCCCTTACCAGCGCCCGCCCCTATCGAAGAAGTACCTCACCGGTGGCCTCAGTGACGCGCAGATCGCCTTGCGCCCTGAGCAGTGGTTCACGGATAACGATGTGCTCATGTACCTTGGCGCGGAGGCGGTGGAGCTGGATCTCGACGAGGGCCTGGTCTCCCTGCGCGACGGCGAGGAGCTGAAGTATGACCGCCTCCTGCTGGCCACCGGCAGCCGCCTGCGCCACCTAGTGGTTCCCGGCGCTGATCTGCCCAACGTGCACTATCTACGCACCGCGGAGGACTCACGAAAGCTGGGGGATGCGCTCGGTGAGGGCGAGCGGGTGGCTGTCATCGGTGGTGGCTACATAGGCCTTGAGGTGGCCGCGTCCGCGCGACAGATGGGTTTGGAGGTCACCGTGCTCGAACGCGCTGATCGCCTGCTGCCGCGGGTGGCGTCGGCGGAGCTCGCGGGCGCGATAGCCCGCCTGCATCAGCGAGAGGGGGTGAACGTGCGGTGTGGCGCCAACGTCACCGCACTGAAAGGCGATGATCGCTGCGTACGGGCGGTGGCGCTCGAGGGCGGCGAAGAGGTGCCAGCCGATGTGGTGGTCATCGGTATCGGCGTCACCGCGGAGACCACCCTCGCCGAGGAGGCGGGCTTGCGCGTGGATAATGGCATCGTCGTGGATGAGTTTTGCCAGACCTCGAATCCGCGCGTCTACGCGGCGGGCGACTGCACGAGTCACCCGAATAAATTTGTTCGCCACCGCGTGCGACTGGAGAGCGTGCCAAACGCGACGCAACAGGCGCGTACGGCCGCAGCTGCCATGACCGGCACGCTGGCCGCTTACACGGAGGCGCCATGGTTCTGGTCGGAGCAGTACAGCGTTCGCATGCAGACGGCGGGGCTCCCCGACGCGCGCTACGAAACCGTGCTTAGGGGTGATCCGGCGAGCGACGCCTTCGCGCTGTTCCACCTAGACGGGGGCCGCTTGATGGGCGTGGAGGCCTTAAACCGCGTGCAGGAGTTCATGTTTGGACGCAAGTTGATCGAGGCCCAAGTGGAGGTGGATGAGCGTCTCGCCGATGAGTCCGAGTCCTTTAAGAGCATCGCAGAGTCCTTGCTCGGTTAA
- a CDS encoding efflux RND transporter periplasmic adaptor subunit: MMRRAHSPIPAIASLVLLGACSDDPNLTGESSAPRPVTVLTQTVAIGTVVDSIEALGTARANESVTITANLTETVRKVHFDDGQRVAEGAVLVELTSEEEAALLEEARANLRDAERQAERLADLAREGLAPESQLDTARALGNAAQARLDTVVARMEDRLVRAPFAGVLGFREVSQGTLVSPGTAITTLDDISRIKLDFSVPELYLGVISPGDPVVAVRTGGAGRAEFSGVVQTIASRVDPVTRAATIRAYIDNADGALRPGMLLTVNVSSNAREAIVVPEAAVFQVAQRAFTYVIDEDDTAWRREVVLGVRRPGLVEITDGLVAGDEVVVEGTIRLSEGAPIRRKSSEVSLAVDGATAAAP, translated from the coding sequence ATGATGCGACGTGCCCATAGCCCCATCCCCGCCATCGCCAGCCTGGTGCTCCTCGGCGCCTGCTCGGACGACCCAAACCTCACCGGCGAAAGCAGCGCCCCGAGGCCAGTCACAGTGCTTACGCAAACGGTTGCCATAGGCACCGTGGTGGACAGCATCGAGGCACTCGGTACGGCGCGCGCCAACGAGTCCGTCACCATCACTGCCAACCTCACCGAGACCGTACGCAAGGTGCATTTCGATGACGGCCAGCGCGTGGCGGAAGGCGCTGTGCTGGTGGAGCTGACCAGCGAGGAGGAAGCTGCCCTGCTAGAGGAGGCTCGGGCCAACCTGCGCGATGCCGAGCGCCAAGCCGAGCGCTTGGCCGATCTGGCGCGCGAGGGGCTGGCCCCCGAGTCTCAGCTGGACACGGCGCGAGCCCTAGGCAACGCCGCGCAGGCGCGCCTGGACACGGTGGTCGCACGAATGGAGGACCGTCTCGTGCGCGCGCCCTTCGCCGGCGTGCTCGGCTTCCGAGAGGTGAGCCAAGGTACCTTGGTCAGCCCCGGCACGGCGATCACCACCCTGGATGACATCTCGCGGATCAAACTCGATTTTAGTGTGCCCGAACTGTACCTCGGCGTGATCTCGCCGGGCGATCCGGTAGTCGCCGTGCGAACAGGTGGGGCCGGCCGCGCTGAGTTTTCCGGCGTCGTACAGACTATCGCCTCGCGCGTCGACCCGGTGACCCGCGCCGCCACGATCCGCGCCTACATCGATAACGCCGACGGCGCCCTGCGCCCAGGCATGTTGCTGACAGTGAACGTTAGCTCGAACGCGCGTGAGGCGATCGTGGTGCCGGAGGCGGCCGTCTTCCAGGTGGCTCAGCGCGCCTTCACCTACGTTATCGACGAGGACGACACGGCCTGGCGGCGAGAGGTCGTGCTCGGGGTTCGCCGCCCCGGCTTGGTCGAGATTACCGACGGACTCGTCGCCGGCGACGAAGTGGTCGTGGAGGGGACCATCCGCCTCAGCGAAGGCGCCCCAATCCGGCGCAAATCGAGCGAGGTCAGCCTAGCCGTCGATGGCGCGACGGCAGCGGCCCCTTAG